In Armatimonadota bacterium, the genomic window ACCTTCCACCACCCGAGCGTCCTCGGGAGGACCATCACAAAGAGTTTAAGACACGAGCCCGGGGTGCTTGCACCCCGGGATTTATCCGAAAACAGTCAAAGTCCGAGGAGTCCCGAGAGTCGGGACGACCCGGGCGAAGCTGGGACTTACCAGTGATGGTAGGTGAGCATTCAGCCTCCTCCCCACCGCTTCACTGCGTTCAGCGACTCCCCCTGGGAAGTAGCGTGGTTACAAGGCTTGAATTGAGTTGATCCCAATTCGCCATTTTGCAATAGTCCGTGTATGGTGATGTACCGACCAGACTTCGAATTCCGAATATCCACGCTACTCCACGGGGGGAGTCGCTGAGCCGACCTTAGGCGAAGCGGTGGGGAGGATTCATTGGCGGGCGTGACGCCCACCTTCCAACGCGGCGAGACAAGTCTCGCAGGATAGAGCGCGGACAAGTCCGCGCACTCAACATCACCTGACCTCCCTCGCCCTAGCGAAGCGAGCCCTTGTGCCAGCATTCATCCCGGAGTCTCCCAAGGGAGCAGCGTGGTTACGGGGCCTGAATGAAATTCATACCAACTCGCATCCGTTGCCAGAGCTTGAAATGGTTAGCTCAAGCTGGGATCACTGATGACTGCCAACCTTGATCGCCGCTTGCGCCGCCGCCATCAATATTGGAGTGAGGACCAAGTACACAAGCCCCATCGCTAAAGCATAAAAGAGCCGGCCGTAAGAAAACCGCAGACCGTCTCGAAGGTCCTCCCAGACCGTTAAGCCGTAGCCAATCGCGAGGATAAGGAGGGTTGCGACCATGACGACGTACGCCCCTCGTCCATATGAATTGCCAAAATTCAAAACAAATGGCAACAGGAATGAAACGACCATCAGCGCTCGGCCAAGCGTCAAACGGGGCCGAAATTCTACATTGGTCGGTTCACCGTCAATTCGCATTGGCCTACGCCAGCAAGTCTTGCACGACGTGGCCATGCACGTCCGTCAGCCGGAAATCGCGTCCCTGATACCGGTACGTCAGCTTCGTGTGATCGATGCCCAATAGATGAAGCATCGTCGCGTTCATATCGTGGATATGCACCGCGCCGGGCGTGAAGTCGTCCACCGACGGATTGATGACCTTTCCATCGTTGTCCACAATGTTGTAGCCGTAGTCGTCGGTGTGGCCGTACGAGATGCCCGGCTTGACGCCGCCGCCCGCCATCCAGCGGGTGAAGCATCGCGGGTGGTGGTCGCGGCCGTAATTCTCGTGGGAAAGCGGCCCCTGACAATAAATCGTCCGCCCGAATTCGCCGCCCCAAACCACCAGCGTGTCGTCCAGCATCCCCAGGCGCTTGAGGTCTTTGACCAACGCGGCGCTCGCCTGATCCACGTCTTTACACTGCGACGGAAGGTCGTTGGCCAGGTTCCCGTGCTGGTCCCATCCGCGATGGAAAATCTGAATAAACCGCACGCCTCGCTCCGCCAAACGCCGCGCCAGCAGGCAGTTCGCGGCAAACGTGCCGGGCATCTTCGAGTCGGACCCGTACAGGTCGAAGACCTCCTGCGGCTCATGGGAAAGGTCCATCAGTTCGGGCACGCTCGACTGCATGCGGTACGCCATCTCGTACTGCGAGATGCGCGCGGCGATCTCCGGGTCGCCAAAATGGTCTAACTGCAGGTGGTTCAACTTCGACACATCGTCGAGCATCGACCGGCGCGTGTCGCGATCCACCCCGTTCGGGTCGCTGAGGTACAGCACCGGGTCGCCCGACGACCGCAGGCTGACGCCCTGATACTCGCTCGGCAGGAAGCCAGTTCCCCACAGCCGCGCGAACAGCGCCTGGTCCACCTTGCCGCTCGACACCTTGCTGTGGAGCACCACGTAGGTCGGCAGGTCCTCGTTCATGCTCCCCAGGCCGTAGCTCACCCACGCGCCGAGGCTGGGCCGACCCGGAAGCTGACTCCCCGTCTGAATGTACGTCACCGCCGGATCGTGGTTGATCGCCTCGGTCCACATCGTCTTGATCACGCACAGTTCGCTCGCGATCGACGCCGTATGGGGCAACAGTTCCGACACCCAAAGACCCTCGCCCTGATTGTCATACTTTTGGAACTTAAACTTCGACGGAGCGACTGGAAAACGCGCCTGTCCGCTGGTCATCGTCGTAATGCGTTGGCCGTTGCGGATATGGTCGGGAAGGTCCTTGTCGTACTCCTCGTTCATCTTCGGCTTATAGTCGAAGAGGTCCAACTGGCTCGGGCCGCCGTTCATGAACAGCATGATCACGCGCTTGGCTTTCGGCGCAAAGTTTGGCATGCCGGGTAGACCCGGTCGTGGCTTGCCCATGTGGAACTGCGGTTGACCTTGTTGCCCAAACGCCTCGGCCGCCGCCAGCGCCAAGCCCATTCCACTTCCGCGCAGGAGCGTGTGCAGGGCCGCCGAGCCGACGCCCATCGCCGTCCGCCCGAAGAGTTCCCTTCGGGTCATCATCAATTCGTACTCGCGGATTGGGTCCATATGGCTTCTAGTGTTGGGTCAAAAACTCGTCGAGGTTGAAGA contains:
- a CDS encoding DUF1501 domain-containing protein, yielding MDPIREYELMMTRRELFGRTAMGVGSAALHTLLRGSGMGLALAAAEAFGQQGQPQFHMGKPRPGLPGMPNFAPKAKRVIMLFMNGGPSQLDLFDYKPKMNEEYDKDLPDHIRNGQRITTMTSGQARFPVAPSKFKFQKYDNQGEGLWVSELLPHTASIASELCVIKTMWTEAINHDPAVTYIQTGSQLPGRPSLGAWVSYGLGSMNEDLPTYVVLHSKVSSGKVDQALFARLWGTGFLPSEYQGVSLRSSGDPVLYLSDPNGVDRDTRRSMLDDVSKLNHLQLDHFGDPEIAARISQYEMAYRMQSSVPELMDLSHEPQEVFDLYGSDSKMPGTFAANCLLARRLAERGVRFIQIFHRGWDQHGNLANDLPSQCKDVDQASAALVKDLKRLGMLDDTLVVWGGEFGRTIYCQGPLSHENYGRDHHPRCFTRWMAGGGVKPGISYGHTDDYGYNIVDNDGKVINPSVDDFTPGAVHIHDMNATMLHLLGIDHTKLTYRYQGRDFRLTDVHGHVVQDLLA